One window from the genome of Lentimicrobiaceae bacterium encodes:
- the rfaE2 gene encoding D-glycero-beta-D-manno-heptose 1-phosphate adenylyltransferase: protein MKDNLTQIIDKIWHYSDYQRVQDVISQARSRNEKIIFTNGCFDIVHRGHVEYLCKAKDIGGFLVVGLNTDASVRKIKGPNRPLQDEVSRAKVLASLFFVDLVILFDEETPIKLIDLIIPDILVKGNDYKPEEIVGYDTVVNNGGVVKTIPLVEGYSTTSIVNKMNKI, encoded by the coding sequence ATGAAAGACAACTTAACGCAAATAATAGATAAGATATGGCATTATAGCGATTATCAGCGTGTACAAGATGTAATATCGCAGGCGAGAAGTCGCAACGAAAAGATAATATTTACAAATGGCTGTTTCGATATTGTGCATCGCGGGCATGTTGAATACCTATGCAAAGCCAAGGATATTGGCGGTTTCTTAGTTGTAGGTCTTAATACCGATGCTTCCGTAAGAAAAATTAAAGGACCTAATCGACCTTTGCAAGATGAGGTTTCAAGAGCTAAAGTATTGGCTTCGCTATTTTTTGTCGATTTGGTTATACTTTTCGATGAAGAAACGCCTATAAAGCTGATTGACCTTATTATTCCTGACATTTTGGTTAAAGGCAACGACTACAAACCCGAAGAAATTGTAGGTTACGACACAGTTGTGAACAACGGCGGCGTGGTAAAAACCATACCATTGGTAGAAGGATATTCTACAACATCAATAGTAAATAAAATGAATAAAATTTAA
- a CDS encoding thioredoxin domain-containing protein codes for MKQNRLIITTLVILMLGIASCGNSQSPSKEPEQQETPKSQAVAVEGKVINMDKQMFIDKVFDYTTNGNEWVYKGDKPCIIDFYADWCRPCKMIAPIMEELAETYKGQIVIYKVDTDVQRELAGSLGIRNLPSVLYCPMQGNPQMSQGALPKEQFEAIVKDFLLNNN; via the coding sequence ATGAAACAGAACAGATTAATAATAACAACCCTTGTAATTTTAATGCTTGGTATAGCAAGTTGCGGCAATTCGCAAAGTCCGAGCAAAGAACCTGAACAACAGGAAACCCCCAAAAGCCAAGCTGTTGCAGTTGAAGGAAAAGTGATTAATATGGACAAACAAATGTTCATAGATAAAGTATTCGACTACACTACAAACGGCAACGAGTGGGTTTATAAAGGCGACAAGCCTTGTATCATCGATTTCTACGCCGATTGGTGTCGTCCTTGCAAAATGATAGCACCAATTATGGAAGAACTTGCCGAAACTTACAAAGGTCAAATTGTCATTTACAAAGTTGATACCGACGTACAACGCGAACTTGCAGGAAGTTTAGGAATACGAAATCTTCCAAGCGTTTTGTACTGCCCAATGCAAGGCAATCCGCAAATGTCGCAGGGAGCATTACCCAAAGAACAATTTGAAGCTATTGTAAAAGATTTTCTACTAAATAACAACTAA
- a CDS encoding SDR family oxidoreductase → MKKILVTGGAGFVGSHLCERLLNEGNEVICLDNYFTGQKQNIVHLLKNPYFELVRRDVTMPFFIEVDEIYNLACPASPIHYQHNPIKTVKTSVMGAINMLGLAKRINAKVLQGSTSEVYGDPAQHPQEESYWGNVNPIGKRACYDEGKRVAETLFVSYNRQNDTRIKIARIFNTYGPKMHPNDGRVVSNFVMQALQNKDITIFGDGQQTRSFQYIDDLVEGLIRLMNTPDDVTGPVNIGNPSEFTILELAEKIIELTGSSSKLCYKELPEDDPLQRKPDISLAKKLLNWEPKVQLEEGLIKTIEYFKNYV, encoded by the coding sequence ATGAAAAAAATACTAGTAACCGGAGGAGCCGGATTTGTCGGGTCGCATTTATGCGAAAGACTCTTAAATGAAGGCAATGAAGTTATTTGTCTGGATAATTATTTTACCGGACAAAAACAAAACATAGTGCATCTTCTTAAAAATCCGTATTTCGAACTTGTACGACGCGATGTTACCATGCCATTTTTTATTGAAGTTGACGAAATATACAATCTTGCGTGTCCTGCGTCGCCTATTCACTACCAGCATAATCCTATCAAAACCGTTAAAACATCGGTAATGGGAGCTATCAACATGTTAGGATTGGCAAAACGTATCAATGCCAAGGTGCTGCAAGGCTCAACAAGCGAAGTTTACGGCGATCCTGCGCAACATCCGCAAGAAGAAAGCTATTGGGGTAATGTTAATCCCATAGGAAAAAGAGCTTGTTACGACGAAGGTAAGAGAGTCGCCGAAACACTATTTGTCAGCTATAATCGACAAAATGATACGCGAATAAAAATTGCCAGAATATTTAACACTTACGGACCAAAAATGCATCCCAACGACGGAAGAGTTGTTTCCAATTTTGTGATGCAAGCTCTTCAGAATAAAGATATTACAATTTTCGGCGACGGACAACAAACGCGCAGTTTTCAGTACATCGACGATTTAGTTGAAGGTTTAATAAGACTTATGAACACTCCCGACGATGTTACAGGACCTGTTAATATTGGGAATCCAAGTGAGTTTACAATTTTGGAACTTGCCGAAAAAATCATCGAACTAACAGGTTCGTCTTCAAAATTATGTTATAAAGAACTACCCGAAGACGATCCTTTGCAACGAAAACCCGATATTTCTTTAGCTAAAAAATTATTAAATTGGGAACCAAAAGTTCAACTAGAAGAAGGACTTATTAAAACCATTGAATATTTTAAAAATTATGTGTAG
- a CDS encoding amidophosphoribosyltransferase gives MSDQIKHECGIALIRLLQPLEYYYSNYGTNTYAINKLHLLIEKQHNRGQDGAGVASIKFNQKQGSRYIDCVKSNSSSPINDVFKQIYSPFQDLQKNNPSRLRDVGYLKENVPFFAELYLGHLRYGTFGKNNLENIHPVIRSNNWKTRNLALAGNFNLTNVDELFNQLVELGQYPIATSDTVTILEKIGHFLDEENERQYRELKEKGYSKKEATEHIAQNMDIRQLLTRSAQHWDGGYAIAGIIGHGDAFVMRDPNGIRPAYWYADNEVVVATSERPAIQTTFNVHVDKIKEIEPGTALIIKRNGEHFTVPFIEPQKRLACSFERIYFSRGTDKDIYLERKKLGKLLAKKVLEKVNYDIENTVFSYIPNTAASAFYGMREELFNIYDDIKVDQIVNLKDEISPEKVKQILAKKIRSEKVAVKDIKLRTFIAQESQRNDLVAHVYDVTYGIINTHKDNLVVVDDSIVRGTTLKNSIIRILDRLGPKHIVIASSAPQVRYPDCYGIDMAVITDFIAFKACIELIKETKQENIINIVYKKCKEQEFAPKEQIVNYVKDLYDLFTEEQISDKIAQMITPSDCKAKISVVYQSVENLHKATPNNLGDWYFTGNYPTPGGNKVVNKSFINFIEGKNERAY, from the coding sequence ATGAGCGACCAAATAAAACACGAATGCGGAATTGCCCTTATTCGTCTGTTACAACCGTTAGAATATTACTACTCTAATTACGGAACCAATACTTACGCCATAAACAAACTTCACTTGCTAATCGAAAAGCAACACAATCGCGGACAAGACGGAGCCGGTGTTGCGTCTATCAAATTCAACCAAAAGCAAGGCAGCCGTTACATCGATTGTGTTAAATCTAACAGCAGTTCGCCTATAAACGATGTTTTTAAGCAGATATATAGCCCTTTTCAGGACTTACAAAAGAACAATCCGAGTCGTTTGAGAGATGTTGGCTATCTGAAAGAAAATGTTCCGTTTTTCGCCGAACTATATCTCGGACACTTACGTTATGGCACTTTTGGCAAAAATAATTTAGAAAACATACATCCGGTAATTAGGTCTAATAATTGGAAAACACGAAATTTGGCTCTCGCCGGAAATTTCAACCTAACCAATGTTGACGAGCTTTTTAATCAGTTGGTTGAATTAGGACAATATCCGATAGCTACTTCCGATACGGTTACAATTTTAGAAAAAATCGGTCATTTTTTAGACGAAGAAAACGAAAGACAATACCGCGAACTAAAAGAGAAGGGGTATTCTAAAAAAGAAGCAACCGAACATATAGCACAAAACATGGATATACGGCAGTTGTTAACGCGCTCGGCACAACATTGGGACGGCGGTTACGCTATTGCCGGAATTATAGGACACGGCGATGCCTTTGTTATGAGAGACCCAAACGGAATAAGACCTGCGTATTGGTACGCCGATAACGAAGTTGTTGTCGCCACTTCGGAACGACCCGCAATTCAAACCACTTTCAACGTTCATGTCGATAAGATAAAGGAAATAGAGCCCGGAACTGCTCTCATCATCAAGCGTAACGGTGAGCATTTTACAGTACCTTTTATAGAACCGCAAAAAAGATTGGCTTGCTCTTTCGAACGTATTTATTTTAGTCGTGGTACGGATAAAGACATTTATTTGGAAAGAAAAAAATTAGGGAAACTGCTTGCTAAAAAAGTCTTGGAAAAAGTTAATTACGATATTGAAAACACCGTATTTAGCTACATTCCCAACACAGCTGCTTCGGCTTTTTACGGAATGAGAGAAGAACTTTTTAATATTTACGACGATATTAAAGTTGACCAAATCGTGAACCTTAAAGACGAGATTTCTCCCGAAAAGGTTAAGCAAATTTTGGCAAAAAAAATCCGTTCCGAAAAAGTTGCTGTTAAAGATATCAAGTTACGCACTTTTATAGCTCAGGAATCGCAGCGCAACGACTTGGTTGCACACGTTTACGATGTTACTTACGGAATTATTAATACGCACAAAGACAATTTGGTGGTCGTCGATGATTCCATTGTTAGAGGTACAACACTCAAAAACAGTATTATCAGGATATTAGACCGACTTGGTCCGAAACATATAGTTATTGCAAGCTCGGCACCGCAAGTCAGATACCCCGATTGCTACGGCATTGATATGGCTGTTATTACCGATTTCATAGCTTTTAAAGCATGCATTGAACTTATTAAAGAAACCAAGCAAGAAAACATCATAAACATTGTTTACAAAAAATGTAAGGAACAAGAATTTGCTCCAAAAGAGCAAATAGTAAACTACGTGAAAGACCTTTACGACTTGTTTACCGAAGAACAAATTTCCGATAAAATTGCTCAAATGATAACTCCATCAGATTGCAAGGCTAAAATATCGGTTGTGTATCAAAGTGTTGAAAATCTTCACAAAGCAACGCCAAACAACTTAGGCGACTGGTATTTTACAGGAAATTATCCAACACCCGGAGGTAATAAAGTTGTAAACAAATCATTTATAAATTTTATTGAAGGAAAAAACGAAAGGGCTTATTAA
- a CDS encoding transposase → MLKNIKKNNNTSVNFSDLFEDVTIDNFDDIYKTDLDCKRTLADIKWKDGFVCRHCGHTNFCSGSDDYSRRCTRCKRQESATAHTVFHSCKINLPEAFKIAFMVCCDPNISAKHISDLLDKRHMTCLNFKKKVLDCKQGVVNDD, encoded by the coding sequence ATGCTAAAAAACATCAAAAAAAATAATAACACAAGTGTCAACTTCAGCGACTTATTTGAAGACGTTACTATCGACAATTTTGATGATATTTACAAAACTGATTTGGATTGCAAACGCACTTTGGCTGATATAAAATGGAAGGACGGATTTGTGTGCAGGCATTGCGGTCATACGAATTTTTGTTCCGGCTCCGATGACTATTCAAGACGATGCACTCGCTGCAAGCGACAGGAATCGGCTACTGCACATACGGTTTTTCATTCGTGTAAAATTAATTTGCCCGAAGCTTTTAAAATTGCTTTTATGGTTTGCTGCGACCCGAATATTTCAGCTAAACATATCTCGGATTTGCTTGATAAAAGGCACATGACTTGCCTGAATTTTAAAAAAAAGGTTTTGGATTGTAAGCAGGGGGTTGTTAATGATGATTAG
- a CDS encoding histidinol-phosphatase, with translation MIASYHTHTLYSDGKGTMQEMLEKAIELKLNSIAFSDHSPLPFETIFSFKLENKEEYLETYNQLKDKYKDQINLYMSMEVDYIPGISRDFSFNKNEMCTDFLIGGVHMVKASNGELWFTDGPDYKVYDQGLKDLFDNDIKKAVRTFYYQTNEMIENQEFEIIAHFDKIKMHNRNRFFSEDEKWYKHLVAETIELIKQKNLIVEINTRGLYQKRSDTTFPSPEIIKTLHEMNIPMIVSSDAHLPEELVLGFDYAEKLLKQFGIKELAHFDGNKWNLREIQFIDR, from the coding sequence ATGATTGCAAGTTATCACACACATACTTTATACTCCGACGGCAAAGGCACAATGCAAGAAATGCTTGAAAAAGCAATTGAGCTTAAACTCAACTCAATTGCTTTTTCCGACCACTCGCCACTACCTTTTGAAACAATTTTTTCGTTTAAACTAGAAAATAAGGAAGAATATTTAGAAACCTATAATCAATTGAAAGACAAGTATAAAGACCAAATAAATCTTTATATGAGTATGGAAGTTGATTATATTCCTGGCATTTCCAGAGATTTCAGTTTTAATAAAAACGAAATGTGTACTGATTTCCTTATAGGAGGTGTGCACATGGTAAAAGCGAGTAATGGCGAATTATGGTTTACCGACGGTCCCGACTATAAAGTTTACGATCAAGGTTTGAAAGATTTGTTTGATAACGATATCAAAAAAGCCGTCAGAACATTTTATTATCAAACCAATGAAATGATTGAAAATCAAGAGTTTGAAATAATTGCTCATTTCGACAAGATAAAAATGCACAACCGAAACAGATTTTTTTCGGAAGACGAAAAATGGTACAAACATCTTGTAGCCGAAACCATAGAACTGATAAAACAAAAAAACTTAATTGTCGAAATAAACACAAGAGGTTTGTACCAAAAGCGTTCGGACACAACATTTCCAAGTCCCGAAATAATTAAAACACTACACGAAATGAATATCCCAATGATTGTAAGCTCCGATGCACATCTGCCCGAAGAGCTTGTTTTGGGTTTCGATTATGCCGAAAAATTGTTGAAACAATTCGGAATAAAGGAGCTTGCCCACTTCGACGGGAACAAATGGAATCTCAGAGAGATACAATTCATAGATAGATAA
- the meaB gene encoding methylmalonyl Co-A mutase-associated GTPase MeaB, translating to MEAVDKPPSINDTAVKKHLKNAAGALTVNDYYQGIINGDRTVLSRAITLVESSKLEHHKLAQELISLCLPHSGSSVRIGVTGVPGAGKSTFIEAFGKHVTSLGNKVAVLAIDPSSTRSKGSILGDKTRMEELSTDKNAFIRPSPSAGSLGGVARKTRETIILCEAAGYNYIFVETVGVGQNEITVHSMVDFFLLVLISGAGDELQGIKRGVMEMADAVLINKADGDNINKVNIAVVEIKNALHYFPPTFSGWQPQCLPCSAITKKGIPEAFEMINDYVEFTKKNKYFYQKRAEQAKQTMIDVINNSLFDHFYNIESVKNKIKETETQLLKGELSPYIAAQQVLDIYFKK from the coding sequence ATGGAAGCCGTTGATAAACCGCCATCCATAAACGATACTGCTGTAAAAAAGCATTTAAAAAACGCAGCAGGAGCTCTTACCGTCAACGATTATTATCAGGGAATAATAAATGGCGATAGAACTGTACTAAGTCGAGCCATTACTTTAGTTGAAAGTTCCAAACTTGAACATCACAAATTGGCTCAAGAGCTGATAAGTCTTTGTTTGCCACATTCCGGTAGTTCCGTAAGGATAGGTGTTACAGGCGTTCCCGGAGCGGGCAAGAGTACTTTTATTGAAGCTTTCGGCAAACATGTTACATCTTTAGGAAACAAAGTCGCCGTTTTGGCAATAGACCCAAGTAGCACTCGCTCAAAAGGAAGTATTTTAGGCGACAAAACACGTATGGAAGAATTATCGACAGATAAAAACGCTTTTATACGTCCGTCTCCTTCTGCCGGTTCGTTAGGCGGTGTTGCACGCAAAACACGCGAGACAATTATTTTATGCGAAGCAGCCGGATATAATTATATTTTTGTAGAAACCGTTGGCGTTGGACAAAACGAAATAACCGTCCATTCTATGGTTGACTTCTTTTTGCTTGTGCTTATAAGCGGTGCAGGCGACGAACTGCAAGGAATAAAAAGAGGTGTTATGGAAATGGCTGATGCAGTACTGATAAACAAAGCCGATGGCGACAATATCAACAAGGTTAACATCGCAGTAGTCGAAATAAAAAATGCTTTGCATTATTTCCCGCCAACATTTTCGGGATGGCAGCCACAATGCTTACCCTGTTCAGCCATTACCAAAAAGGGAATTCCCGAAGCATTTGAAATGATAAACGATTACGTTGAGTTTACAAAGAAAAATAAATACTTCTACCAAAAAAGAGCCGAACAAGCCAAGCAGACAATGATAGATGTTATAAACAACAGCCTGTTCGACCATTTTTACAACATTGAATCGGTTAAAAATAAAATTAAAGAAACCGAAACTCAACTTCTTAAAGGCGAACTTAGTCCTTACATTGCAGCTCAACAAGTATTGGATATTTACTTTAAAAAATAA
- a CDS encoding RNA polymerase sigma factor: MPQQHSDYYYIDSVLSGNRNDYRYLVERHSSMSYSVALKIVKNETEAEEIVQEAFIKAYNVLHTFKKKSKFSTWLYRIVYNMAINHSNSKVYRNLYDDNSEIKDNSLYEETELMEIDENEQTAEKLNWAVKQLPEDEQVIITLFYNDDISIADIAKITDLSEANVKVKLHRMRKKLYQLMTTE; the protein is encoded by the coding sequence ATGCCACAACAGCACAGCGATTATTACTACATCGACAGCGTTTTGAGCGGAAACCGCAACGATTATAGGTATTTAGTCGAGAGGCATAGCAGTATGTCGTACAGTGTAGCTTTAAAAATTGTAAAAAACGAAACCGAAGCCGAGGAAATAGTTCAGGAAGCGTTTATTAAAGCTTACAATGTTCTGCATACTTTTAAAAAGAAATCGAAATTTAGTACTTGGTTGTACCGAATTGTATATAACATGGCTATTAATCACAGTAACAGTAAGGTGTATAGGAATTTGTACGACGACAATTCTGAGATTAAAGACAACTCGCTTTACGAAGAAACCGAACTGATGGAAATTGATGAAAACGAGCAAACTGCAGAAAAGTTGAATTGGGCTGTAAAGCAATTGCCCGAAGACGAACAGGTTATTATTACGCTGTTCTATAACGATGATATAAGCATTGCCGATATTGCAAAAATCACCGATCTTTCGGAAGCTAACGTTAAAGTTAAGTTGCATCGCATGAGGAAAAAATTATATCAATTAATGACAACCGAATAA
- the rffA gene encoding dTDP-4-amino-4,6-dideoxygalactose transaminase: MHIPFNKPYVSGNEAIHIAKVISKGHLSGNGEYTQRCQKYFEDRYGFGKVLLTNSCTAALEMSAILADIKSGDEVIVPSYTYVSTANAFALRGAKIVFADSLPNNPNIDSDKIESLITDKTKALVIVHYAGFACNMDKIVAIAKKHNLILIEDAAHAIESKYKDKYLGTFGDMATFSFHETKIIITGEGGMLAINNKKFYERAEIIWEKGTNRASFNRGEVPCYQWIDVGSSFLPSDLTAAFLFGQLEIIDRIQQKRIKLFNYYYDSLIDIASKYSFKLPDIPEFSTKNGHIFYIILPSNEIRAKLADYLKSKNIYALFHYLSLHQSPYYKAVNPSATQLKNSQMFTSCLLRLPMYYSLTYDEIDYVVENIHAFFSDINK; encoded by the coding sequence ATGCATATTCCGTTTAACAAGCCATACGTTAGTGGCAACGAGGCAATACATATAGCCAAGGTCATTTCAAAAGGGCATTTGTCAGGCAATGGCGAATACACCCAAAGATGCCAAAAATACTTTGAAGACCGCTACGGTTTTGGAAAAGTACTGCTTACAAATTCCTGTACAGCCGCATTGGAAATGTCTGCAATTCTTGCCGATATTAAATCGGGCGATGAGGTAATTGTTCCTTCATACACTTACGTTTCAACAGCCAATGCCTTCGCTCTTAGAGGTGCAAAAATAGTTTTTGCCGACAGCTTGCCAAACAATCCCAACATTGACTCTGACAAAATCGAAAGCTTAATTACCGATAAGACAAAGGCGTTGGTTATCGTTCACTACGCAGGTTTTGCATGCAATATGGACAAAATTGTTGCTATAGCAAAAAAGCACAATTTAATTTTAATAGAAGATGCCGCTCATGCAATAGAATCGAAGTATAAGGACAAATACTTAGGTACATTCGGCGATATGGCTACATTTTCGTTTCACGAAACCAAAATTATTATAACCGGCGAAGGCGGAATGTTGGCTATAAACAACAAAAAGTTTTACGAGCGTGCCGAAATAATTTGGGAAAAAGGAACAAACCGAGCATCATTTAACCGTGGGGAAGTGCCTTGTTATCAATGGATTGATGTTGGCTCATCGTTTCTACCTTCGGATTTAACAGCTGCTTTTTTGTTCGGACAATTGGAAATCATCGACAGAATACAGCAAAAACGCATAAAATTATTCAACTATTACTACGATAGTTTAATTGATATTGCCAGCAAGTATTCGTTTAAACTGCCCGATATTCCTGAATTTTCGACAAAAAACGGACATATATTTTATATTATTCTGCCTTCCAACGAAATACGTGCCAAATTAGCCGATTATTTGAAGTCGAAAAATATATATGCGCTATTTCATTATTTAAGTTTACACCAAAGTCCTTATTATAAGGCTGTAAATCCCAGTGCTACACAACTTAAAAACAGCCAAATGTTTACTTCTTGCTTGCTGCGTTTACCAATGTATTATTCTTTAACGTACGACGAAATCGATTATGTTGTAGAAAACATACATGCTTTTTTCTCCGACATTAACAAGTAA
- a CDS encoding choice-of-anchor J domain-containing protein has translation MNKYFLFIILCVFSSYQLMSQTTTLFSENFETKSKISGFKLENIDRAVPADTNYKALKDSAWIVRNVGNNLGNAAIATSNYNPSRQADDWLISPPIRLGDASTLFFDFLSVTSNTSDTIEIRISNTEPTIAGCLFNQPLTTIITNSNNAGVNNYELPLNEYANQTVYIGFRLHSKGGGIVAVDNISVVENITQFISLNFLVDMKNYILSDAFDTKTDFVDIVGNFNAWDGSRHILNAGNGNDSSIYSITISGFKLNDVLEFKFRINGSWNDSTVEFPHGKPNRTWTVSDSMFSYQCLYNNEGQPFYKPVSGRNVNISVYPNPFVNNIRIKSSEAYNNIKIHSQSGRLVYEKPVTNTIETIDLSLLTQGTYIVSLYNRNQLIGSKIVIKSNHIK, from the coding sequence ATGAATAAGTATTTTTTGTTTATTATACTTTGCGTATTTAGTTCTTACCAATTAATGTCGCAGACTACTACTTTATTTTCCGAAAATTTTGAAACCAAATCAAAAATCAGTGGTTTTAAATTAGAAAACATCGACAGAGCCGTACCTGCTGATACAAATTACAAAGCCTTGAAAGACAGTGCGTGGATAGTTAGAAATGTAGGCAACAACTTAGGCAACGCAGCCATAGCTACTTCTAACTACAATCCGAGCAGACAAGCCGACGACTGGCTTATAAGTCCGCCAATCAGATTGGGCGATGCAAGCACTTTATTCTTCGATTTTTTGTCTGTTACAAGCAACACTTCCGATACAATCGAAATCAGAATTTCCAACACCGAACCCACAATTGCCGGTTGTCTTTTCAATCAGCCGCTTACAACGATTATTACAAACAGCAATAACGCAGGCGTTAATAATTACGAATTACCTTTAAATGAATACGCCAATCAAACCGTATATATTGGATTTAGATTGCACTCCAAAGGTGGAGGTATTGTGGCTGTTGATAATATTTCGGTAGTCGAAAACATAACGCAATTTATTTCTCTCAATTTTTTGGTTGATATGAAAAATTACATTCTTTCGGACGCTTTCGATACCAAAACCGATTTTGTTGATATTGTTGGAAACTTTAATGCTTGGGACGGTTCCCGACATATTCTTAACGCTGGAAACGGCAACGATTCGTCGATATATTCAATAACAATATCAGGATTTAAACTAAATGATGTGTTGGAATTCAAATTCAGAATTAACGGCTCGTGGAACGATAGCACAGTCGAGTTCCCTCACGGAAAACCAAACAGAACATGGACAGTTTCGGATAGTATGTTCTCGTATCAGTGCTTGTACAACAACGAGGGTCAACCTTTTTATAAACCCGTAAGCGGGCGAAATGTAAACATAAGCGTATATCCGAATCCTTTTGTAAATAATATCAGAATAAAAAGTTCAGAAGCGTACAACAACATTAAAATACACTCACAATCGGGAAGACTTGTTTACGAAAAACCTGTAACAAATACTATCGAAACTATCGACCTTAGCTTGTTAACGCAAGGAACGTACATTGTTAGCTTGTACAACCGAAATCAACTTATAGGAAGCAAAATTGTTATAAAATCAAACCACATCAAATAG
- the rfbD gene encoding dTDP-4-dehydrorhamnose reductase, with protein MKDIILITGANGQLGSELKDVLSDKLYDLVFTDVEELDITDPKSVNEFVERQKPNIIINCAAYTNVDKCETDAENARLLNAEAPKYLALAANNVNAKLIHISTDYVFSGNHYKPLCETDTCNPNTVYGKTKLEGEKNVLSLAKQAVIIRTSWLYSSYGNNFVKTMLNLSEKTDIVKVVFDQIGTPTYAYDLASAIAEIIKQKEKIIDTQIFHYSNEGVASWYDFTANIYRLRNKKTNLIPVLSVEFPRPAQRPFYSVLDKSKIKQFFNIEIPYWSVSLENCLKKF; from the coding sequence ATGAAAGACATTATATTAATTACCGGAGCAAACGGACAACTTGGTAGCGAACTGAAAGATGTTTTGTCGGATAAATTGTACGATTTAGTTTTCACCGATGTTGAAGAGCTAGATATTACCGACCCAAAATCGGTTAACGAATTTGTTGAAAGACAAAAGCCAAACATTATTATAAATTGTGCCGCATATACCAATGTCGATAAATGCGAAACCGATGCTGAAAATGCTCGTTTGCTTAACGCAGAAGCGCCTAAGTATCTCGCTTTGGCGGCAAACAATGTAAATGCTAAGCTAATTCACATTTCCACCGACTATGTTTTTAGTGGCAATCACTACAAACCGCTTTGCGAGACCGACACTTGCAATCCTAATACGGTTTACGGCAAAACCAAACTTGAAGGAGAAAAAAACGTATTATCTCTTGCAAAGCAAGCCGTTATTATTCGTACGTCGTGGTTGTATTCATCTTACGGAAATAATTTTGTTAAAACTATGCTCAATCTGTCGGAGAAAACCGACATTGTAAAAGTCGTCTTCGACCAAATAGGAACTCCAACCTACGCCTACGATTTGGCTTCGGCAATAGCTGAAATTATCAAACAAAAAGAAAAAATAATTGATACTCAAATATTTCATTATTCAAACGAAGGCGTTGCTTCGTGGTACGACTTTACCGCCAATATCTACCGCTTAAGAAATAAAAAAACAAATCTTATTCCTGTTCTTTCTGTCGAGTTTCCCCGTCCGGCTCAGCGCCCTTTTTACTCGGTATTGGACAAATCGAAAATAAAACAGTTTTTTAACATAGAAATCCCCTATTGGTCAGTAAGTTTGGAAAATTGTTTAAAAAAGTTTTGA